The Metabacillus litoralis genome contains a region encoding:
- a CDS encoding GTPase domain-containing protein: MTREDQLIEKSFYETFLSDGDNRRPSRILGQAYFEEQNREESFDLSYIRFAQGEIYFHDLDYEAAIFKWENIKNELEPWAKMNIGDAYSQLGLLSAAEDMYNSIETSEDTLKSEVALKLFFLYKERGKMEHAYETIKKAVLLDPDYPNVTRVARDFYEENEDDENAVKLAVDELIRTEKEEWFSVITSYVKAGNTKSFLPDFFADALLTIHDVNKQSFISFTHALWNSYRNEESYLQWINTINELFMIVQHEEEFEWNQIVQLYEETFIELTDGRYFLQDLQVVMPNLLSCWLKLSTRENGLTPAATVLAWNEIFSGHIIHDSIYRAEAIIFEVENNQSGLQQALQLFKTVKKWAEGHSLTVDYKTVWWLEELLNSNIKQHFLLAGFEGSGKTTFMHSLLGEKPYKGTTASMVIFHDDDELSFSQITSTGHRFLENQREMLEHMDETSLFQVKQPCIFLHENQCAIIDTPSLNGSFRNEFFDTLLLADGVFFVLDGADPLSDEEYNVLCQMKKFAPDINVHFILNKVDLIASDANTQATINDIKRKVVNIYPEADILPYSSLHPFSQQSSKLNTFVNTHYPFDMKEKPNKRTANVLTLIRHVLTDLLHKREEMEKGFIYSIQWNEDILGRLKGLSLKLKDLQHEKVETIIAAYRTLLKESKTELMETIPRLLKESSEYIKEDSDFKEIHLNLNEKMNEKIQSYIEETLLPTVYHQLDTWVSASHDEFLESQSFLVEMSETFNDIYQEKKLSLQCDFALLDDWRRDLDRMTGRIQYEKENIMLKKKPAQLLLKGAGRLLGTMNQSNNMLYNQYKKYVENETYEEVTASIANKLFLPFELFEKGLSQDVTSFFQGAIQEVKETIAETETIIQDGKESLDNMRSNPEVFYDPLKLFEVNLLQQEFSLQAKKDYSRTG, translated from the coding sequence ATGACAAGAGAAGATCAACTAATTGAAAAATCATTTTATGAAACATTTTTATCTGATGGTGATAACAGGCGTCCATCACGGATCCTTGGTCAGGCCTATTTTGAGGAACAAAATCGAGAAGAAAGCTTTGATTTGTCATATATTCGCTTTGCTCAAGGAGAAATCTATTTTCATGATTTGGATTATGAGGCTGCTATTTTTAAATGGGAAAATATTAAAAATGAGTTGGAGCCTTGGGCGAAGATGAATATAGGTGATGCCTACTCTCAGCTTGGATTGTTATCTGCAGCAGAGGATATGTATAATTCGATTGAGACAAGTGAGGATACATTAAAAAGTGAGGTTGCTTTAAAGCTCTTTTTTCTTTATAAGGAAAGAGGAAAAATGGAACATGCTTATGAAACAATAAAAAAAGCGGTTTTATTGGATCCGGATTATCCAAATGTAACACGAGTTGCACGCGATTTTTACGAAGAAAATGAAGATGATGAGAATGCTGTTAAACTGGCTGTTGATGAGCTTATTCGTACTGAAAAAGAAGAATGGTTTTCAGTTATTACCTCATATGTAAAAGCAGGCAACACCAAAAGCTTTTTACCAGACTTTTTTGCAGATGCTTTACTTACCATTCATGACGTTAATAAACAATCCTTCATCTCTTTTACTCATGCATTATGGAATAGTTATAGAAATGAAGAGTCATATCTTCAATGGATCAATACGATTAATGAGTTGTTTATGATTGTTCAACATGAAGAGGAGTTTGAGTGGAATCAAATCGTTCAACTTTATGAAGAAACATTTATTGAATTAACAGATGGACGCTACTTTCTACAAGACCTTCAAGTAGTGATGCCTAATCTATTATCTTGCTGGTTAAAGCTCTCAACAAGAGAAAATGGGTTAACGCCAGCTGCCACTGTTTTAGCCTGGAATGAAATTTTTTCTGGTCACATTATTCACGATAGTATATATCGTGCAGAAGCAATTATTTTTGAAGTGGAGAACAACCAAAGTGGATTGCAGCAGGCTCTACAATTATTTAAAACAGTGAAAAAGTGGGCGGAAGGACATTCTCTTACTGTTGATTATAAAACGGTATGGTGGTTGGAGGAATTACTTAATTCGAATATTAAGCAGCATTTCTTACTTGCAGGATTCGAAGGTAGTGGAAAAACAACATTTATGCACTCACTCCTAGGTGAAAAACCGTATAAAGGTACAACAGCTTCTATGGTCATTTTCCACGATGATGATGAACTGTCATTCAGTCAGATCACAAGTACGGGACATCGTTTTCTTGAAAACCAACGTGAAATGCTTGAGCATATGGATGAAACTTCTTTATTCCAAGTAAAGCAACCATGTATCTTTTTACATGAAAATCAATGTGCCATTATTGACACACCTTCCTTAAACGGTAGTTTTAGAAATGAATTTTTTGACACATTATTGTTAGCAGATGGAGTATTTTTTGTTTTGGACGGAGCTGATCCTCTTTCAGATGAAGAGTATAATGTATTATGTCAAATGAAAAAATTTGCTCCAGATATAAATGTTCATTTTATTTTAAATAAGGTAGATTTAATTGCGAGTGACGCAAATACACAAGCAACCATTAATGATATAAAAAGAAAAGTTGTAAATATTTATCCAGAGGCAGATATTCTGCCATATTCTTCTTTACATCCATTTAGTCAGCAATCGAGCAAGCTTAACACGTTTGTAAACACACATTATCCTTTTGATATGAAAGAAAAGCCAAACAAAAGAACAGCTAATGTGCTAACGTTAATTCGACATGTTCTAACTGATTTGCTTCATAAAAGAGAAGAAATGGAGAAAGGCTTTATCTATTCCATTCAATGGAATGAAGACATTTTAGGAAGATTAAAAGGCTTGAGTCTAAAATTAAAAGATCTTCAACATGAAAAAGTGGAGACTATTATTGCTGCATACAGAACCTTACTAAAAGAAAGTAAAACAGAGTTAATGGAAACCATTCCAAGGCTGTTAAAAGAAAGCTCAGAATATATTAAGGAAGATAGTGATTTTAAAGAAATTCACTTAAACTTAAATGAGAAGATGAATGAAAAAATACAATCGTATATTGAAGAAACACTACTTCCTACCGTTTATCATCAGCTGGATACCTGGGTATCAGCTTCTCACGATGAATTCCTTGAAAGTCAATCTTTCTTAGTGGAGATGAGTGAAACGTTCAATGATATTTATCAAGAGAAAAAGCTTTCTTTACAATGTGATTTTGCGCTTTTAGATGATTGGCGCCGAGATTTAGACAGAATGACAGGTCGAATTCAATATGAAAAAGAAAACATTATGTTAAAGAAAAAACCTGCTCAGTTATTATTAAAAGGTGCTGGTAGGCTATTGGGTACAATGAATCAAAGCAACAATATGCTCTATAATCAATACAAGAAATATGTTGAAAATGAAACATATGAAGAAGTAACAGCCTCTATTGCGAATAAACTATTTTTGCCATTTGAATTATTTGAAAAGGGCTTAAGTCAAGATGTTACATCCTTTTTCCAAGGTGCCATTCAAGAGGTGAAGGAAACGATTGCTGAAACAGAAACCATTATCCAGGATGGAAAAGAAAGCTTGGATAACATGAGATCAAATCCTGAGGTCTTTTATGATCCTTTAAAATTATTTGAGGTAAACCTACTTCAGCAGGAATTTAGCCTACAAGCTAAGAAAGATTACAGTCGAACAGGTTGA
- a CDS encoding SepM family pheromone-processing serine protease → MVKHKKFNLKIPLLLMLLLIIVAFIPTPYYLYQPGSIEALQPKIKVEDGYTKEDGSFHLTTILSIKAMNPYILAYGLVAPHTDIVKEEDVKGDLTDQEYDRLLEFMMKNSKQNALVAGFKQAREEVKIDYHGIFVSAILADSPAKNVLQVGDVITSIDGKKMYEATEFISYIEQNKKEGDQATLTITRGGDEIKKTVEMVKLDPSTNKVGIGIAPEEDFTATVPRDVKIESDDIGGPSAGLMFSLEILNQLIAEDLTKGYKIAGTGTIDHNGNVGQIGGISHKITAAYEDGADIFFAPKDITSYDQNEKEVIAEVEKNDYEVEVVPVATLSEAVEYLEGLEEKS, encoded by the coding sequence ATGGTAAAACATAAAAAGTTTAATTTAAAAATCCCCCTTCTACTTATGCTTTTATTAATTATTGTGGCTTTTATTCCAACGCCTTACTACCTTTACCAACCAGGTTCGATCGAAGCGTTACAGCCAAAAATTAAGGTAGAGGATGGGTACACTAAGGAAGATGGAAGCTTTCATTTAACAACAATTTTGTCGATCAAGGCAATGAATCCATACATATTGGCTTATGGGCTAGTAGCTCCGCATACTGATATTGTAAAGGAAGAGGATGTTAAAGGGGATTTAACAGATCAGGAGTATGATAGATTACTCGAATTTATGATGAAGAATTCTAAGCAAAATGCGCTAGTTGCTGGTTTTAAACAAGCTAGAGAAGAGGTTAAGATTGATTATCATGGAATTTTTGTTAGTGCAATTTTGGCAGACTCTCCAGCAAAAAATGTTCTTCAAGTAGGAGATGTCATCACAAGTATCGATGGTAAAAAAATGTATGAGGCAACTGAATTTATTTCGTATATAGAACAAAATAAAAAAGAAGGTGATCAAGCTACACTAACAATTACTCGCGGAGGAGACGAAATAAAGAAAACAGTAGAAATGGTGAAACTGGACCCATCAACTAATAAAGTGGGAATTGGTATTGCCCCTGAAGAAGATTTTACGGCAACCGTCCCTAGAGATGTTAAAATTGAAAGTGATGATATTGGCGGTCCTTCAGCAGGTCTAATGTTTTCCTTGGAAATCCTCAATCAGCTAATAGCTGAAGACTTAACTAAAGGTTATAAAATTGCCGGAACTGGGACAATTGATCATAACGGAAACGTAGGGCAAATAGGCGGGATTTCTCATAAAATTACAGCAGCCTATGAAGACGGAGCTGACATCTTCTTTGCACCGAAAGACATCACTTCTTATGATCAAAATGAAAAAGAGGTTATAGCAGAAGTCGAGAAGAATGACTATGAGGTAGAAGTTGTGCCAGTAGCAACCTTGTCTGAAGCTGTTGAATATTTAGAGGGACTAGAGGAGAAGAGTTAA
- a CDS encoding Gfo/Idh/MocA family protein, protein MKKLKIGIIGCGNISSIYLENCQKFEHLDLIACADLDQERAKSQAAKFGIPHAYSVEELLNDPEIQLVINLTIPKAHASVCIKVLEAGKHVYTEKPLSITREEGKQILETAKKNNLLVGSAPDTFLGGGIQTSISLIEKGEIGTPIGASAFMISRGHEHWHPDPGFYYDVGGGPMFDMGPYYLTTLVSLLGPIKRISGSARISYSERIITSEPKSGEKLTVKTPTHISGVLDFASGAVATLTTSFDAMGGTSLPPIEIYGSEGTLLVPDPNTFGGPVRIRKRGEKEFVDIPVKSDYIDNSRGLGVADMAKAILHGGKFRANGDLAYHVLEAMHGFHDSSSNSTHYIMESTCERPELLDL, encoded by the coding sequence ATGAAAAAGCTAAAAATCGGAATAATCGGCTGTGGTAATATCAGCTCCATTTATCTGGAAAACTGTCAAAAGTTTGAGCATCTTGACCTTATCGCTTGTGCAGATTTAGATCAAGAGCGCGCCAAATCACAAGCAGCAAAATTCGGGATTCCTCATGCTTATTCTGTTGAAGAGTTACTGAATGACCCTGAGATCCAATTAGTGATAAATTTAACGATCCCGAAAGCTCATGCCTCAGTCTGTATTAAAGTACTCGAGGCTGGTAAGCATGTGTATACAGAAAAACCACTTAGCATAACTCGTGAAGAAGGTAAGCAAATTTTAGAAACAGCAAAGAAAAACAATCTCTTAGTTGGAAGTGCTCCTGATACCTTTTTAGGAGGAGGCATTCAAACAAGCATCTCTCTTATTGAAAAAGGAGAAATCGGCACTCCGATTGGAGCCTCTGCCTTTATGATTAGCCGTGGCCACGAACATTGGCATCCAGATCCTGGATTTTACTATGATGTTGGAGGTGGCCCAATGTTTGACATGGGGCCGTACTATTTAACTACACTAGTATCTCTGTTGGGACCGATTAAGCGAATTTCTGGATCAGCCCGAATTAGCTATTCCGAACGAATCATAACAAGTGAACCAAAATCTGGTGAAAAGCTGACAGTTAAAACACCAACTCATATTTCCGGTGTTTTAGATTTTGCATCTGGTGCTGTTGCAACTCTTACGACAAGTTTCGATGCAATGGGCGGCACCTCCCTTCCCCCAATTGAAATATACGGGAGTGAAGGTACTCTGCTTGTTCCTGATCCAAATACATTTGGCGGGCCAGTGCGCATTAGAAAACGTGGTGAAAAAGAATTCGTTGATATACCTGTAAAATCTGATTATATCGATAACAGCCGAGGGTTAGGTGTAGCTGACATGGCAAAAGCCATTTTACATGGAGGTAAGTTCCGCGCCAATGGAGATTTAGCTTATCATGTGTTAGAAGCTATGCATGGATTCCACGATTCATCTAGCAACAGTACTCATTATATAATGGAAAGCACTTGTGAACGGCCTGAATTGTTGGATCTTTAG
- a CDS encoding ThuA domain-containing protein, protein MSEKNALIVWGGWDGHEPEQVAQIFKTILEEENFSVEVSSSLESYADPEKLKSFDLIVPHWTMGEIDKKYVLNISDAVISGVGIAGCHGGMCDSFRNNVDWQFMTGGNWVAHPGNDGVEYMVNIKHSTSPLLEGLSDFKVVSEQYYLHVDPAVEVLATTRFPVVDGPHATNKAVDMPVVWTKRWGQGNVFYNSLGHKANIVSMPEVTHIMRKGFLWAADGKQRAEELVLSSNGISRKYTGMGDSQ, encoded by the coding sequence ATGAGTGAAAAAAACGCTTTAATTGTTTGGGGAGGCTGGGATGGACATGAACCTGAGCAAGTTGCTCAAATTTTTAAAACCATTCTCGAAGAAGAAAACTTCTCGGTAGAAGTATCTTCCTCCCTTGAATCTTACGCAGATCCAGAAAAATTAAAATCCTTTGACTTAATTGTTCCGCACTGGACGATGGGTGAAATAGATAAGAAATATGTTCTTAATATTTCAGATGCTGTAATAAGCGGTGTTGGTATAGCCGGATGTCATGGTGGAATGTGTGATTCTTTTCGCAATAATGTTGACTGGCAGTTTATGACAGGTGGAAATTGGGTTGCACACCCAGGTAATGATGGTGTTGAATATATGGTCAACATTAAGCATTCAACAAGTCCTCTTTTAGAAGGCCTTTCTGATTTTAAAGTAGTAAGTGAACAGTATTATCTTCATGTAGACCCTGCTGTTGAAGTACTAGCTACAACACGTTTTCCAGTTGTTGATGGTCCCCACGCAACAAACAAAGCAGTAGATATGCCAGTTGTTTGGACAAAACGTTGGGGACAAGGAAATGTGTTTTATAATTCATTAGGCCATAAAGCTAATATAGTCTCCATGCCAGAGGTTACTCATATCATGAGAAAAGGTTTCTTATGGGCTGCTGATGGTAAACAACGTGCTGAAGAGTTGGTTTTGTCTAGCAATGGAATTAGTCGTAAATACACTGGAATGGGTGACAGTCAATAG
- a CDS encoding Gfo/Idh/MocA family protein — protein MKTVKVGMIGYKFMGKAHSHAYRDLPLFFPNRIQPEMKVICGRNPEGIAQAAKQFGWEEYTTDWKTLIERSDLDLIDINAPSDVHKEITIAAAKAGKHVFCEKPLALTLKDSREMLEVVEAEGVKHMVGFNYRFAPAVMLAKKLIDEGKLGDIYHYRAWFLQDWLVDPTFPLAWRLQKDIAGSGSHGDLGAHLIDLAHYLIGDMTEVIGMSETFIKERPLPTNTSGLSSKGETQTEKGKVTVDDATLFMTRFANGALGSFEATRYGTGHRCTNSFEINGSKGSVIFDFERMNELQVYFTEDRDDVQGFRRVLATDPPHAYAENWWPPGHTIGYEHTFIHEIVELMDAIKEDRQPVPNFHDGVKCQQVLEAVDLSIEKRQWITVSEV, from the coding sequence ATGAAGACAGTAAAAGTTGGGATGATTGGTTACAAGTTTATGGGGAAGGCACATAGTCATGCTTATCGTGATCTTCCTCTTTTCTTTCCAAATAGAATCCAGCCAGAAATGAAGGTAATCTGTGGACGCAATCCTGAAGGTATCGCTCAAGCAGCAAAACAATTCGGCTGGGAGGAATATACAACAGACTGGAAAACACTAATTGAACGAAGCGATCTTGATTTAATAGATATTAATGCACCTAGTGATGTACATAAAGAAATAACCATTGCTGCAGCTAAAGCAGGAAAACATGTTTTCTGCGAAAAACCGTTAGCGCTTACATTAAAAGATTCTCGTGAAATGCTTGAGGTTGTTGAAGCAGAAGGTGTTAAGCATATGGTCGGCTTTAACTATCGTTTTGCTCCAGCTGTTATGCTTGCAAAAAAATTAATAGATGAAGGCAAATTAGGTGATATCTATCATTATCGTGCTTGGTTTTTACAAGATTGGCTGGTTGATCCTACCTTCCCTCTTGCCTGGAGACTTCAAAAAGATATAGCCGGCTCAGGTTCACATGGAGATTTAGGAGCACACTTAATTGATTTAGCTCACTACCTAATTGGTGACATGACAGAAGTAATCGGAATGAGTGAAACATTTATTAAAGAAAGACCTCTCCCGACAAATACATCTGGCCTATCCTCAAAAGGTGAAACTCAGACTGAAAAAGGAAAGGTCACGGTTGATGATGCAACCTTGTTTATGACACGTTTTGCAAATGGGGCATTAGGCAGCTTTGAAGCGACTCGTTACGGCACAGGTCATCGTTGTACAAATTCCTTTGAAATCAACGGAAGCAAAGGCAGTGTTATCTTTGATTTTGAACGAATGAATGAATTACAAGTCTACTTCACTGAAGACAGAGATGATGTACAGGGGTTCCGACGTGTGTTAGCAACAGATCCTCCCCATGCTTATGCAGAGAACTGGTGGCCACCTGGACATACAATTGGTTATGAACATACATTTATCCATGAAATAGTAGAGCTAATGGATGCAATTAAGGAAGACCGTCAGCCTGTTCCAAATTTTCATGACGGTGTGAAATGTCAACAAGTTCTAGAGGCTGTTGATTTATCAATTGAAAAACGACAATGGATAACCGTTTCGGAAGTTTAA
- a CDS encoding LacI family DNA-binding transcriptional regulator, giving the protein MNKLANRKDVARLAGVSEATVSRVFNNIAPLKEETKKKVLKAAKELHYHPNVIAQNFAKGKSNNIGVIVPYLPKVNLMSTHYFSELVSGIGAKLGESGYGLLLLFQTPEQPKDYIQLFQSQRVDGCIILGAKNTPNDITALNNLHEHHLPYCLINQTFSEQPFHFIDGDHVDGSYQATTSLLNKGFERVIFLNGSKEFSNSLDRLEGYRKALRDKDIPFNKDLIFEGNYSRKSGYKLAEQIYPILQTSKAIFAANDRMAIGLMQGLNERGLLASKDYFIIGYDNSEISRMTSPPLSTVNVPLYEMGQLAAEKVLNCILHGDNEKTSLKLPVTLIERESSL; this is encoded by the coding sequence GTGAATAAATTAGCTAATAGAAAAGATGTTGCAAGATTAGCAGGTGTTTCTGAAGCCACTGTTTCACGGGTCTTTAACAACATAGCTCCATTGAAAGAAGAAACGAAGAAAAAAGTGCTGAAAGCTGCAAAAGAGCTTCACTACCACCCTAATGTTATTGCACAAAATTTTGCAAAAGGAAAAAGCAACAATATAGGAGTAATTGTTCCTTATTTACCTAAGGTTAACTTAATGTCCACCCACTATTTTTCAGAGTTAGTTAGTGGAATTGGGGCAAAACTAGGAGAATCTGGTTATGGCTTACTCTTATTATTTCAAACTCCTGAACAACCAAAAGATTACATTCAGCTTTTTCAATCTCAACGAGTAGACGGCTGCATTATTCTAGGGGCTAAAAATACTCCAAATGATATTACAGCTCTTAATAATCTACATGAACATCATTTGCCATATTGTTTAATTAATCAAACTTTTTCAGAACAACCCTTTCACTTTATTGATGGAGATCATGTAGATGGAAGTTATCAAGCAACAACTTCTTTACTCAACAAAGGATTTGAAAGAGTTATCTTTTTAAATGGTTCAAAAGAGTTTTCAAATAGTCTTGATCGACTTGAAGGCTATAGGAAAGCATTACGAGATAAAGACATACCATTTAATAAGGACCTTATTTTTGAAGGAAATTATAGTCGTAAAAGTGGCTATAAGCTTGCTGAGCAAATTTACCCTATCCTGCAAACATCAAAGGCAATCTTTGCAGCAAATGATCGTATGGCTATTGGACTAATGCAGGGCTTGAATGAACGAGGTTTACTAGCTTCAAAGGATTATTTTATTATCGGCTACGATAACTCAGAAATTTCGAGAATGACCTCTCCCCCATTAAGTACCGTAAATGTACCTTTATATGAAATGGGGCAACTGGCTGCAGAAAAGGTACTAAACTGTATTTTGCATGGTGACAATGAAAAAACAAGTTTGAAGCTGCCTGTCACTTTAATTGAAAGAGAATCCTCACTATAA
- a CDS encoding LacI family DNA-binding transcriptional regulator: MVKMRDVAKLANVSVATVSRVLHNPETVKEATRKKVLSVIDELNYKPNMLARQFRRNETNIILVVVPSIMNTVFSGIIEGIEYEASRHGYRVLLGNTNRKVENEYDLVELLKKRQTDGMILLSERMDSNDIKSLSEEYPLVLATAYIEGLKVPSVSIDNVSSSREAVEHLIRLGHKEIAHITGPLQFGISKGRYKGYKQALMQNNLEVRNMLVQEGDFTFESGYNQMLKFMAIEKTPTAIFAANDEMAMGAVKAVKEFGLNVPRDIAIVGFDNIAFSSKFDPAITTVAQPLFEMGQKSMKLLLQQIQGKPIIKSQYILDCELIVRDSCGGKGKEKVINEKIST, translated from the coding sequence ATGGTAAAAATGCGTGATGTAGCAAAATTAGCAAATGTGTCAGTCGCAACAGTTTCTAGGGTCCTGCATAATCCAGAAACTGTAAAAGAAGCAACGAGAAAGAAAGTACTGAGTGTAATTGATGAGTTAAATTATAAACCAAATATGCTAGCTCGCCAGTTTCGTAGAAATGAAACAAATATTATTCTAGTAGTTGTACCAAGTATTATGAATACTGTTTTTTCAGGTATTATTGAGGGAATAGAATACGAAGCCTCAAGACATGGATATCGGGTTTTACTAGGGAATACAAATAGAAAAGTTGAAAACGAATATGACTTAGTTGAACTACTAAAGAAAAGGCAAACAGACGGTATGATTTTATTATCAGAAAGGATGGATTCAAACGATATAAAGTCTTTGAGTGAAGAATATCCTCTTGTTCTAGCTACAGCATATATTGAGGGGTTAAAGGTACCATCTGTATCAATCGACAATGTTAGTAGTAGTCGCGAAGCTGTTGAACATCTCATTAGACTAGGTCATAAAGAAATTGCTCATATAACAGGGCCCTTGCAATTTGGAATTTCTAAAGGTCGATATAAAGGTTATAAACAAGCGCTGATGCAAAATAATTTAGAAGTTCGGAATATGCTAGTTCAAGAGGGAGATTTCACTTTTGAATCTGGCTATAATCAAATGTTGAAGTTCATGGCAATTGAGAAAACACCTACAGCTATTTTTGCTGCAAATGATGAAATGGCTATGGGGGCAGTAAAAGCAGTAAAAGAATTTGGACTTAATGTTCCTAGAGATATCGCTATTGTGGGATTCGATAATATAGCATTTTCATCAAAATTTGATCCAGCTATAACGACAGTTGCACAACCCCTTTTTGAAATGGGACAAAAGTCTATGAAATTACTATTACAGCAAATTCAAGGAAAGCCGATTATTAAGTCACAATATATATTAGATTGTGAATTAATTGTGAGAGATTCTTGTGGTGGAAAAGGTAAAGAAAAGGTAATAAATGAAAAAATCAGCACATAA
- a CDS encoding sugar phosphate isomerase/epimerase family protein, with translation MSNTLFSLQLFTLREETEKDFIGTLEKVAKLGYQGVEFAGYGGLTSKQLRQELDRLGLKASSSHVQLSVLENELARVIEFQQTIGSRHVACPVLPAERRTKEAYYELIPILNEIGRKCHEEGITLSYHNHDFELVDLDNGKKPLEILLDETNPEWVKAEFDVYWLTKAGEDPVHWLKRYEGRTPLVHLKDMTTDGEKFFAELGTGGVNVEGVLNQGMSSGVEWFVVEQDRSRRTPFESIEISMDFLKEKQLITV, from the coding sequence ATGTCAAATACTCTATTTAGCTTACAATTATTCACACTGCGTGAAGAAACTGAAAAAGATTTTATTGGAACATTAGAGAAAGTTGCAAAGCTTGGATATCAAGGGGTAGAGTTTGCTGGATATGGAGGATTAACGTCAAAGCAATTGAGACAGGAACTTGATCGCTTAGGGTTAAAAGCAAGTTCTAGTCATGTTCAATTATCTGTTCTAGAAAATGAATTAGCTAGGGTCATTGAATTTCAACAAACAATAGGTAGTCGACACGTAGCGTGCCCTGTCCTTCCAGCTGAAAGAAGAACAAAAGAAGCTTACTATGAACTTATTCCAATTTTAAATGAAATTGGTCGAAAATGTCACGAGGAAGGAATTACACTTTCTTATCATAATCATGATTTTGAATTAGTTGACCTAGATAATGGTAAAAAGCCTTTAGAAATACTTCTAGATGAAACAAATCCTGAATGGGTAAAGGCTGAGTTTGATGTCTACTGGTTAACAAAAGCTGGTGAAGACCCAGTTCATTGGTTAAAACGTTATGAAGGAAGAACACCACTTGTTCATCTTAAGGACATGACGACAGATGGGGAGAAGTTTTTTGCGGAATTAGGAACTGGTGGGGTTAATGTAGAAGGGGTACTTAATCAGGGGATGAGTTCAGGTGTGGAGTGGTTTGTTGTTGAGCAGGACAGATCAAGAAGAACACCTTTTGAGAGCATCGAAATCAGTATGGATTTTTTGAAAGAAAAACAATTAATAACAGTTTAA